Proteins from a genomic interval of Lelliottia amnigena:
- the yfdC gene encoding transport: MDDLKEEKIDKHSDELEVESEEKQRGKKIEIDEDRLPSRAMAIHEHIRQDGEKELERDAMALLWSAIAAGLSMGASLLAKGIFHVQLEGVPGGFLIESLGYTFGFVIVIMARQQLFTENTVTAVLPVMQSPTWGNFGLLMRLWGVVLLGNLIGTGVAAWAFEYMPIFDEPTRDAFVKIGTDVMKNTPLEMFSNAIISGWIIATMVWMFPSAGSAKIVVIILMTWLIALADTTHIVVGTVEVLYLVFNGTQHWTDFFWPFALPTLAGNICGGTFIFALLSHAQIRNDMSNKRKAELKEKEKARQNNDESPKKTD; this comes from the coding sequence ATGGACGATCTAAAAGAAGAAAAAATTGATAAACATTCGGATGAACTTGAAGTTGAAAGCGAAGAAAAGCAGCGTGGTAAAAAAATAGAAATCGATGAAGATCGCCTTCCCTCACGAGCCATGGCTATTCACGAGCATATTCGCCAGGACGGCGAGAAAGAGCTTGAACGTGATGCCATGGCCCTGCTGTGGTCTGCGATTGCAGCGGGATTGTCGATGGGCGCATCGCTGCTGGCGAAAGGTATTTTCCACGTACAGCTAGAAGGTGTTCCCGGTGGTTTCTTGATTGAGAGCCTGGGTTATACCTTTGGATTTGTCATCGTCATAATGGCGCGCCAACAGCTGTTTACTGAAAATACAGTGACCGCGGTTCTGCCGGTGATGCAAAGTCCGACGTGGGGAAATTTTGGCCTTTTAATGCGCCTGTGGGGCGTTGTGTTACTGGGGAATCTTATTGGCACAGGAGTGGCGGCATGGGCCTTCGAGTATATGCCTATTTTTGATGAGCCGACTCGCGACGCGTTCGTCAAAATTGGTACGGACGTCATGAAGAACACGCCTCTTGAGATGTTCTCCAACGCCATTATCTCCGGTTGGATTATTGCCACCATGGTCTGGATGTTCCCGTCTGCGGGATCCGCAAAAATTGTCGTTATTATCCTGATGACATGGCTTATTGCACTGGCCGATACGACGCATATTGTGGTGGGAACGGTTGAAGTGTTGTACCTGGTATTCAATGGGACGCAGCACTGGACAGACTTTTTCTGGCCCTTCGCGCTGCCGACTTTGGCAGGAAATATCTGCGGCGGGACCTTCATTTTCGCCCTCTTAAGCCATGCTCAAATTCGCAATGACATGTCGAATAAACGTAAGGCGGAGTTAAAGGAAAAAGAAAAAGCTCGGCAAAACAATGACGAAAGTCCAAAAAAAACGGATTAA